A single region of the Pseudomonas granadensis genome encodes:
- a CDS encoding MFS transporter has protein sequence MPSQEPLLLRHHRSFLAFWFARIFTASGFQMLTVAIGWNLYQLTGNVLDLGLVGLVEFAPRVLFMLHTGHVADRYDRRKVAALCQSLQAMIALALAISSATDQVTREMIFILAFLLGAARSFEMPTTQALLPSIVPSALFPRAVAAAQSAQQSATIIAPALGGLLYAFGSVWVYGPTVLLYVIACTLMLNLPARQTPLNKGKATLDSLLAGIRFIRSRQDILGAISLDLFAVLLGGATALLPVFAKDILLTGPWGLGLLRSAPAVGALAMSLFLARFAVERNVGRVMFTAVGVFGVATIAFGLSTSFWFSLAVLVVLGAADMISMVIRASFVQLETPDEMRGRVSAVNGLFIGASNQLGEFESGLTAHWFGTVPAVVMGGIGTLVVTGTWIKLFPTLANRDRMHVPVEETKV, from the coding sequence ATGCCCAGCCAAGAGCCCCTGCTGTTACGTCACCATCGTTCGTTTCTGGCTTTCTGGTTTGCGCGGATTTTCACCGCCAGCGGTTTTCAGATGCTCACCGTGGCGATTGGCTGGAATCTTTACCAATTGACCGGCAACGTCCTCGACCTGGGTCTGGTCGGTCTGGTGGAATTCGCTCCACGCGTGCTGTTCATGCTGCACACCGGGCATGTCGCCGATCGCTATGACCGACGCAAGGTCGCTGCGCTTTGTCAGTCGCTGCAGGCAATGATCGCCCTCGCACTGGCAATCAGCAGCGCCACCGATCAGGTCACCCGCGAAATGATCTTCATCCTCGCATTCCTCCTCGGCGCGGCGCGTTCGTTCGAGATGCCGACCACCCAGGCATTGCTGCCGAGCATCGTGCCCAGCGCGCTGTTTCCTCGGGCCGTGGCGGCAGCGCAGTCGGCGCAACAGTCGGCAACGATCATCGCGCCAGCCCTCGGCGGCTTGCTCTACGCGTTCGGCAGCGTCTGGGTCTACGGCCCGACCGTGCTGCTCTACGTGATTGCCTGCACGTTGATGTTGAATCTGCCCGCACGACAAACGCCGCTGAACAAGGGCAAAGCCACCCTGGATTCGTTGCTCGCAGGCATTCGCTTCATCCGCAGCCGCCAGGACATTCTCGGGGCGATTTCGCTGGACCTGTTTGCGGTGTTGCTCGGCGGCGCCACGGCGCTGTTGCCGGTATTCGCCAAGGACATTCTCCTGACCGGCCCGTGGGGCCTCGGCCTGCTGCGATCGGCACCGGCGGTCGGCGCCCTGGCGATGTCGCTGTTCCTCGCGCGGTTTGCCGTGGAACGCAATGTCGGCCGCGTGATGTTCACAGCCGTCGGCGTGTTCGGCGTCGCGACTATCGCCTTCGGCCTGTCGACCTCGTTCTGGTTCTCGCTGGCGGTGCTGGTGGTGCTCGGCGCGGCGGACATGATCAGCATGGTCATCCGCGCCTCCTTCGTACAACTGGAAACCCCCGACGAAATGCGCGGCCGGGTCAGCGCGGTCAACGGTCTGTTCATCGGCGCCTCTAACCAGCTGGGCGAATTCGAATCCGGGCTCACTGCCCACTGGTTCGGCACGGTTCCGGCGGTGGTCATGGGCGGGATTGGCACGCTGGTGGTAACGGGGACGTGGATCAAACTGTTCCCGACCCTGGCGAATCGGGACCGGATGCATGTGCCGGTGGAAGAGACGAAGGTCTGA
- a CDS encoding HigA family addiction module antitoxin has protein sequence MPMHNPPHPGETLLMDVLPELGISVTELARHLGFARPHLSRVLHGHAPISPDLAVRLERAGIGKARMWLGVQTDYDLWQAEHREQPAIERLAAHA, from the coding sequence ATGCCTATGCATAACCCGCCACACCCTGGTGAAACATTGTTGATGGATGTTTTACCCGAACTCGGGATCAGCGTTACCGAATTGGCGCGGCATCTGGGCTTTGCGCGCCCACATCTTTCGCGTGTATTGCATGGACATGCGCCGATCAGTCCGGATCTGGCCGTGCGACTTGAGCGTGCAGGCATTGGCAAGGCACGCATGTGGCTAGGCGTTCAAACTGACTATGATCTGTGGCAAGCAGAGCATCGGGAGCAGCCGGCCATCGAGCGCCTCGCGGCCCACGCCTGA
- a CDS encoding DJ-1 family glyoxalase III — translation MTSRVLITLAEGIDDLQSVTLIDVLRRAEIEVVAASIEGRRMLTCARGTRLTADGMLVDVLAQSFDLIVLPGGAVGSQHLAAHQPLQQLLKDQASAGRLFAAIGESPAVALQAFGVLRQRRMTCLPGASHQLSGCTFVDQPVVVDGNCITAQGSGAALEFALTLVEQLGGKGLRAKVASDLRA, via the coding sequence ATGACTTCAAGAGTGCTGATTACCCTCGCCGAGGGCATCGATGATCTGCAAAGCGTCACATTGATCGACGTGCTGCGTCGCGCCGAAATCGAAGTGGTCGCAGCCAGCATCGAAGGCCGGCGCATGCTCACCTGCGCTCGCGGTACGCGCCTGACCGCCGACGGCATGCTGGTCGATGTATTGGCGCAAAGCTTCGATCTGATTGTCCTGCCCGGCGGCGCCGTCGGCTCACAGCATCTGGCGGCGCATCAACCCTTGCAACAGTTGCTCAAGGATCAGGCCAGCGCCGGACGCCTGTTCGCCGCCATTGGCGAATCCCCGGCCGTCGCCCTGCAAGCCTTCGGCGTGCTGCGCCAACGCCGCATGACCTGCCTGCCCGGCGCCAGCCATCAGTTGTCGGGTTGTACGTTCGTTGACCAACCGGTGGTGGTCGACGGCAACTGCATCACTGCACAGGGCTCCGGCGCCGCATTGGAGTTCGCCCTGACGCTGGTCGAGCAGCTGGGTGGCAAGGGACTGCGGGCGAAAGTGGCCAGTGATTTGCGGGCTTGA
- a CDS encoding DUF4879 domain-containing protein, with amino-acid sequence MSKGAVAGLGLMVVLMAGAPATWAASAAALTQVKVIKVQSPSCGLEHIADNQPQTQCNHSGPSIKVYVLEVGYGQNQPHATLDGFEVNGSRSPVCAFDNGNLTECTPGRKTVGSLYTFDLAGKQEGTFSFSNTSINAPRNTMSTQLYIK; translated from the coding sequence ATGAGCAAAGGCGCGGTGGCAGGTTTGGGGTTGATGGTGGTGCTGATGGCTGGGGCGCCAGCAACATGGGCTGCTTCGGCGGCAGCGTTGACGCAGGTAAAAGTCATCAAGGTGCAATCGCCGAGCTGTGGCCTGGAACACATCGCCGATAACCAGCCGCAAACCCAATGCAATCACAGCGGGCCGAGCATCAAGGTCTATGTGCTGGAAGTTGGTTACGGCCAGAACCAGCCGCACGCCACGCTGGACGGTTTCGAAGTCAACGGCAGCCGTTCACCGGTGTGTGCGTTCGATAATGGCAACCTGACTGAGTGCACGCCCGGGCGCAAAACCGTCGGTTCGCTGTATACCTTCGATCTGGCCGGCAAGCAGGAAGGCACCTTCAGCTTCAGCAACACTTCGATCAACGCCCCGCGCAACACGATGTCGACCCAGCTTTACATCAAGTAA
- a CDS encoding NCS2 family permease, with product MLERLFQLKAHNTNVRTEILAGITTFLAMAYILFVNPSILGETGMDKGAVFVATCLAAAIGSTVMGLIANYPIALAPGMGLNAFFTYTVVLHMGHTWQVALGAVFISAVLFFLLSIFRIREWIINSIPLPLRSAIAAGIGLFLALIALHNAGIVVSNPATMVGLGDLKAPAPILATLGFALIVGLEALKVRGAVLIGILAVTIVSIAMGFTPFGGVTSMPPSLAPTFLQLDIKGALDIGLVSVIFAFLFVDLFDNSGTLIGVAKRAGLMGKDGHMPKMGRALIADSTAAMAGSLLGTSTTTSYIESAAGVSAGGRTGLTAIVVAILFLLALFFSPLAASVPAFATAPALLFVAVLMTSGLAEIDWDDITVAAPVVVTALAMPFTYSIANGIAFGFISWTVIKLLSGRARELNPALVILSILFVIKLGWFNA from the coding sequence ATGCTGGAAAGGCTGTTTCAACTCAAGGCACACAACACCAACGTGCGCACCGAGATTCTCGCGGGCATCACCACGTTTCTGGCCATGGCCTACATTCTGTTCGTCAATCCGAGCATTCTCGGCGAGACCGGCATGGACAAGGGTGCGGTGTTCGTTGCCACCTGTCTGGCGGCCGCTATCGGCTCGACCGTCATGGGCCTGATCGCCAACTACCCGATCGCCCTCGCACCGGGCATGGGCTTGAATGCTTTCTTTACTTACACCGTGGTCCTGCACATGGGTCACACCTGGCAAGTGGCACTGGGCGCGGTGTTCATCTCCGCCGTGCTGTTTTTCCTGCTGTCGATCTTCCGCATCCGTGAGTGGATCATCAACAGCATCCCGCTGCCGCTGCGTTCGGCGATTGCGGCCGGTATCGGCCTGTTCCTCGCGTTGATCGCCCTGCACAACGCCGGCATCGTTGTCAGCAACCCGGCGACCATGGTCGGCCTCGGCGACCTGAAAGCCCCGGCACCGATTCTCGCCACCCTCGGCTTCGCCCTGATCGTCGGGCTCGAAGCGTTGAAAGTGCGCGGCGCAGTGCTGATCGGTATTCTCGCGGTGACCATCGTGTCGATCGCCATGGGCTTCACGCCGTTCGGCGGCGTCACCTCGATGCCACCTTCGCTGGCCCCGACGTTCCTGCAACTGGACATCAAAGGCGCACTGGACATCGGTCTGGTCAGCGTGATCTTCGCCTTCCTGTTCGTCGACCTGTTCGACAACTCCGGCACCCTGATCGGCGTCGCCAAGCGCGCCGGCCTGATGGGCAAGGACGGCCACATGCCGAAAATGGGCCGTGCACTGATCGCTGACAGCACCGCGGCCATGGCCGGTTCGCTGCTGGGCACCTCGACCACCACCAGCTACATCGAGTCCGCAGCTGGCGTGAGTGCCGGTGGCCGCACGGGCCTGACCGCCATCGTGGTGGCGATTCTGTTTCTGCTGGCGCTGTTCTTCTCGCCACTGGCGGCCAGCGTTCCGGCATTCGCCACCGCACCGGCACTGCTGTTCGTCGCCGTACTGATGACTTCGGGCCTGGCGGAAATAGACTGGGACGACATCACCGTCGCCGCGCCGGTCGTGGTCACCGCGCTGGCCATGCCGTTCACTTATTCGATCGCCAACGGCATCGCGTTCGGCTTCATTTCCTGGACCGTGATCAAGCTGCTGTCGGGCCGCGCCCGCGAGCTGAACCCAGCGCTGGTGATCCTGTCGATTCTGTTCGTGATCAAGTTGGGTTGGTTCAACGCATGA
- the trmA gene encoding tRNA (uridine(54)-C5)-methyltransferase TrmA, with protein sequence MTFDSQAYAEQLQAKVTRLRDLLAPFDAPEPVVFDSPLQNFRLRAEFRLWREAGERHYAMFSQDDKRTPILIEEFPIASLRINQLMPQLKAAWQASSALSHKLFQVEFLTTLCGDAMITLCYHRPLDEHWHAAATQLSADLGVSIIGRSKGKREVLGLDYVVEKLDVGGRTFSYRQPEGAFTQPNGTVNQKMLNWAYEALGDRPDDLLELYCGNGNFTLPLATRVRKVLATEISKTSVNAALSNLSENAVDNVTLVRLSAEELTEALNEVRPFRRLHGIDLKSYEFGSVFVDPPRAGMDPDTCELTRRFDNILYISCNPETLAANIAQLHDTHRITRCALFDQFPWTHHMESGVLLTRR encoded by the coding sequence ATGACTTTCGATTCCCAGGCTTACGCCGAACAACTTCAAGCCAAAGTCACGCGTTTGCGTGACCTGCTGGCGCCGTTCGATGCTCCCGAGCCGGTGGTGTTCGATTCGCCGCTGCAGAACTTCCGCCTGCGCGCCGAATTCCGTCTGTGGCGCGAGGCCGGTGAACGGCACTACGCGATGTTTTCCCAGGACGACAAACGCACGCCGATCCTCATCGAAGAATTCCCGATCGCCAGCCTGCGCATCAACCAGTTGATGCCGCAACTGAAGGCGGCGTGGCAGGCAAGTTCGGCGCTGAGCCACAAGCTGTTTCAGGTGGAATTCCTCACCACCCTTTGCGGCGACGCGATGATCACCCTGTGTTATCACCGCCCGCTGGATGAGCACTGGCATGCCGCAGCGACTCAATTGTCGGCGGATCTGGGCGTCAGCATCATCGGTCGTTCGAAGGGCAAACGCGAAGTGCTGGGCCTCGATTACGTGGTCGAGAAACTCGACGTCGGCGGCCGCACCTTCAGCTATCGTCAGCCGGAAGGCGCGTTCACCCAGCCCAACGGCACGGTAAACCAGAAGATGCTCAACTGGGCGTACGAAGCGCTGGGCGACCGCCCTGACGATCTGCTGGAGCTGTATTGCGGCAACGGCAACTTCACCCTGCCGCTCGCCACTCGCGTGCGTAAAGTGCTGGCCACTGAAATCAGCAAGACCTCGGTCAACGCCGCGTTAAGCAACCTCAGCGAAAACGCTGTGGATAACGTCACTCTGGTGCGGTTGTCCGCCGAGGAACTGACCGAAGCCCTCAACGAAGTGCGCCCGTTCCGCCGCCTGCACGGCATCGACCTGAAAAGCTACGAGTTCGGCAGCGTCTTCGTCGATCCGCCACGCGCCGGCATGGACCCGGACACCTGCGAGCTGACCCGGCGCTTCGACAACATCCTGTACATCTCCTGCAACCCGGAAACCCTGGCCGCCAACATCGCCCAGTTGCACGACACGCACCGCATCACCCGCTGCGCGTTGTTCGACCAGTTCCCGTGGACTCATCACATGGAATCGGGTGTATTGCTGACCCGCCGTTGA
- a CDS encoding DUF2442 domain-containing protein, whose protein sequence is MNIIKAKPSAHRPLTEEMLDTAIKLGEERRAGSFQAVSVTFENPTLVIRFEDGSGVLLPVDRYPEFDGFDAQDYQDLTIGFAGTALCHAGKDLDVSIAGMISASPSLMQMAASVVASRNGRQSSAAKSAAARANGKKGGRPRKADPAV, encoded by the coding sequence ATGAACATCATCAAGGCAAAGCCTTCGGCACATCGCCCGCTGACGGAGGAAATGCTCGATACGGCCATCAAACTGGGTGAGGAGCGGCGCGCTGGCAGCTTTCAGGCGGTCTCGGTCACCTTTGAAAATCCAACTCTGGTCATTCGTTTTGAAGATGGTAGCGGCGTGTTGCTGCCGGTGGATCGTTATCCTGAGTTCGACGGCTTCGATGCGCAGGATTACCAGGACCTGACGATTGGTTTTGCGGGCACTGCGCTTTGTCATGCAGGCAAGGACCTGGACGTCTCCATCGCCGGCATGATTTCAGCGAGTCCGTCGTTAATGCAGATGGCCGCCTCGGTAGTGGCGTCGCGTAACGGTCGTCAAAGCAGTGCGGCAAAGTCGGCTGCGGCACGAGCCAACGGTAAGAAGGGCGGGCGGCCGCGCAAGGCCGATCCTGCGGTGTAA
- the aroQ gene encoding type II 3-dehydroquinate dehydratase produces the protein MSPIVLVLNGPNLNLLGTREPATYGHETLADISALCGRAAEEFGLTVEFRQTNHEGELLDWIHAARGRCAGIVINPAAWTHTSVAIRDALVASELPVIEVHLSNVHAREPFRHHSFVSAIATAVLCGFGSQGYRLALEHFSQRLQGAKHGAR, from the coding sequence ATGTCCCCTATCGTTCTGGTGCTCAACGGCCCGAACCTGAACCTGCTCGGCACCCGTGAGCCGGCGACTTATGGCCATGAAACCCTGGCTGACATTTCTGCGCTGTGCGGGCGTGCCGCCGAGGAGTTCGGCCTGACGGTGGAGTTTCGCCAGACCAATCACGAAGGCGAATTGCTCGACTGGATTCACGCTGCCCGCGGCCGTTGCGCCGGGATCGTGATCAACCCGGCGGCGTGGACGCACACATCGGTGGCGATTCGCGATGCGCTGGTGGCGAGCGAGTTGCCGGTGATCGAAGTGCACCTGTCCAACGTCCATGCGCGCGAGCCGTTTCGTCATCACTCGTTCGTCTCGGCGATTGCCACAGCGGTACTCTGCGGTTTTGGCAGCCAAGGTTACCGCTTGGCGCTGGAGCATTTCAGCCAGCGGTTGCAGGGGGCGAAACATGGCGCGCGCTAA
- a CDS encoding shikimate dehydrogenase: MARANAVLAGLIGAGIQASRTPALHEHEGDAQGMRYLYRLIDLDQLHLDCNALPDLLLAAERMNYTGLNITYPCKQAIIPLLDELSPEARGIGAVNTVVLKDGKRVGHNTDCLGFAEGFRRGLKDAARGRVVQMGAGGAGAAVAHALLSEGVRQLSIFDVDSERAESLAHNLNQHFGAGRAIAGRDLPSAMSLADGLVNTTPMGMAKLPGMPVPVELLRADMWVAEIVYFPLETELLRNARALGCRTLDGGNMAVFQAVKAFELFSDVAADAQRMLAHFQSMNS; encoded by the coding sequence ATGGCGCGCGCTAACGCGGTACTCGCCGGGCTGATCGGCGCCGGTATTCAGGCCTCCCGTACGCCGGCACTGCATGAACACGAAGGCGATGCTCAGGGTATGCGTTACCTGTACCGGTTGATCGATCTCGATCAATTGCACCTGGACTGCAACGCTCTGCCCGACCTGCTGCTCGCTGCCGAGCGCATGAACTACACCGGCCTGAACATCACGTACCCGTGCAAGCAGGCGATCATCCCGCTGCTCGACGAATTGTCGCCGGAAGCGCGCGGGATCGGCGCGGTCAATACGGTGGTGTTGAAGGACGGCAAACGTGTCGGTCACAACACCGATTGTCTTGGTTTCGCCGAAGGTTTTCGCCGGGGTCTGAAGGACGCGGCGCGCGGGCGTGTGGTGCAGATGGGCGCTGGTGGCGCTGGCGCGGCAGTGGCCCACGCGTTATTGAGCGAAGGCGTACGGCAACTGAGCATTTTCGACGTCGACAGTGAGCGCGCCGAGAGCCTGGCTCACAACCTCAATCAGCATTTCGGCGCCGGTCGCGCCATCGCCGGGCGCGATCTGCCGAGCGCCATGAGTCTGGCCGACGGCCTGGTCAACACCACGCCGATGGGCATGGCCAAACTGCCGGGCATGCCGGTGCCGGTCGAGCTGCTGCGCGCGGACATGTGGGTGGCGGAAATTGTGTACTTCCCGTTGGAAACCGAACTGCTGCGCAACGCCCGCGCCCTCGGTTGCCGCACGCTGGACGGCGGCAACATGGCGGTGTTTCAGGCAGTGAAAGCGTTTGAATTGTTCAGCGACGTGGCGGCGGATGCGCAGCGCATGCTGGCGCATTTTCAGAGCATGAATAGCTGA
- a CDS encoding TetR/AcrR family transcriptional regulator, with the protein MTVNSELSVAPDAAAAEPRKGRKNNPEKTRENILQEAIVEFVQQGLSGARVDAIAERIHTSKRMIYYYFGSKEQLYVEVLEKLYGDIRSTENRLHLDELPPEMAIRRLVEFTFDHHDHNVDFVRIVSIENIHNAEYVKRSDAIKALNNTILDTLGAILHRGADEGLFRRGINALDVHLLISSFCFYRVSNRHTLGEIFQIDLPDAHIKQRHREMICESVLRYLQA; encoded by the coding sequence ATGACCGTGAATTCAGAACTGTCCGTCGCCCCGGACGCAGCCGCCGCAGAGCCGCGCAAGGGCCGCAAGAACAACCCGGAAAAGACCCGCGAAAACATTTTGCAGGAGGCGATCGTCGAGTTCGTCCAGCAGGGCTTGTCCGGTGCGCGCGTCGACGCGATCGCCGAGCGCATCCACACCTCCAAGCGCATGATCTATTACTACTTCGGCAGCAAGGAGCAGTTGTATGTCGAGGTGCTGGAAAAGCTCTACGGCGACATCCGCAGCACCGAAAACCGCCTGCATCTGGACGAACTGCCGCCGGAAATGGCGATCCGTCGTCTGGTTGAATTCACCTTTGATCACCATGACCACAACGTCGATTTCGTGCGCATCGTCAGCATCGAAAATATCCACAATGCTGAATACGTGAAACGCTCCGATGCGATCAAGGCGCTGAACAACACGATCCTCGATACTCTCGGCGCGATCTTGCACAGAGGCGCTGACGAAGGGCTGTTCCGCCGCGGGATCAATGCGCTCGACGTGCATCTGCTGATCAGTTCGTTCTGCTTCTATCGCGTCTCGAACCGTCATACGCTGGGTGAGATCTTCCAGATCGACTTGCCCGATGCGCACATCAAACAGCGCCACCGCGAGATGATTTGCGAGTCAGTGTTGCGTTATCTGCAGGCCTGA
- the quiC gene encoding 3-dehydroshikimate dehydratase QuiC, producing the protein MQRSIATVSLSGTLPEKLEAIAAAGFDGVEIFENDLLYYDGSPREIKQMCADLGIAITLFQPFRDFEGCRRDRLARNLERAERKFDLMQELGTDLVLVCSNAAADSVGDRQILVDDLRLLAERAGSRGLRIGYEALAWGRHVNTYQQVWDIVHQADHPSLGVLLDSFHTLSLKGDPAAIAEIPGDKIFFVQMADAPILQMDVLEWSRHFRCFPGQGEFDLPGFLAPIIQSGYSGPLSLEIFNDGFRAAPPRANAADGLRSLLYLEEKTRQRLEQQAEPVANREILFETPKASEYNGIEFLEFAVDEALGAKLSHWLERLGFVKAGQHRSKSVSLLRQGDINLILNSEPYSFAHSFFEAHGPSLCATAVRVKDSASALARAVAYKGQPYRGLVGPNELELAAVRAPDGSLIYLVDEEADVYGTDFNLLADAQARSGLKRIDHMAMALPADSLDSWVLFYKSLLDFEADDEVVLPDPYGLVKSRALRSRDSSIRLPLNISENRNTAISHALSSYRGSGVHHIAFDCDDIFAEVSRAKEAGVPLLDIPLNYYDDLAARFDFDDEFLSELAYFNVLYDRDAQGGELFHVYTEPFEGRFFFEIIQRKNGYAGYGAANVAVRLAAMAKSRSGAVRQAKL; encoded by the coding sequence ATGCAGCGTTCCATTGCCACCGTTTCCTTGAGCGGCACCCTGCCGGAAAAACTCGAAGCCATCGCCGCCGCCGGGTTCGACGGCGTGGAGATTTTCGAAAACGACCTGCTGTATTACGACGGCAGCCCGCGGGAAATCAAACAGATGTGTGCCGATTTGGGTATCGCTATCACGCTGTTTCAGCCGTTCCGCGATTTCGAAGGCTGCCGCCGTGATCGGCTGGCGCGCAATCTGGAGCGCGCCGAGCGCAAGTTCGACCTGATGCAGGAGCTCGGCACCGACCTGGTGCTGGTCTGCAGCAACGCTGCGGCCGACAGCGTCGGTGATCGGCAGATCCTTGTCGATGACCTGCGCCTGCTGGCCGAACGGGCCGGCTCACGCGGTTTGCGCATCGGTTACGAGGCGCTGGCATGGGGCCGCCACGTCAACACTTATCAACAGGTCTGGGACATCGTGCATCAGGCCGATCACCCAAGCCTTGGTGTGCTGCTCGACAGCTTCCACACCTTGTCGCTCAAGGGCGATCCCGCTGCGATCGCCGAGATTCCCGGCGACAAGATCTTCTTCGTGCAAATGGCCGACGCGCCCATTCTGCAGATGGATGTGCTGGAGTGGAGCCGGCATTTCCGCTGCTTCCCGGGGCAGGGCGAATTCGATCTGCCAGGCTTTCTCGCACCGATCATCCAGAGCGGCTACAGCGGGCCGTTGTCGCTGGAGATCTTCAATGACGGCTTCCGCGCCGCACCGCCGCGGGCCAATGCTGCCGATGGTCTGCGCTCGCTGCTGTATCTGGAAGAAAAAACCCGCCAGCGTCTCGAGCAACAAGCCGAACCGGTGGCCAATCGCGAGATTCTGTTCGAAACGCCGAAGGCCAGCGAGTACAACGGCATCGAATTTCTCGAGTTCGCCGTCGACGAGGCGCTGGGCGCCAAGCTCAGCCATTGGCTGGAGCGCCTCGGTTTCGTCAAGGCCGGGCAGCATCGTTCCAAGAGTGTCAGCCTGCTGCGTCAGGGCGATATCAACCTGATCCTCAACTCCGAACCGTATTCCTTCGCGCACAGTTTCTTTGAAGCCCATGGCCCGTCGTTGTGCGCCACGGCGGTACGGGTCAAGGACAGCGCCAGCGCCCTGGCCCGTGCCGTGGCCTATAAAGGTCAGCCTTATCGCGGACTGGTCGGCCCCAACGAACTGGAACTGGCGGCGGTCCGTGCGCCGGACGGCAGCCTGATTTATCTGGTGGATGAAGAGGCGGACGTCTACGGCACCGACTTCAATCTGCTCGCGGACGCGCAGGCCCGTAGCGGTCTCAAGCGCATCGATCACATGGCCATGGCGCTTCCCGCCGACAGCCTCGACAGCTGGGTGCTGTTCTATAAAAGCCTGCTGGACTTCGAGGCCGATGACGAAGTCGTGCTACCTGACCCGTACGGCCTGGTGAAAAGCCGCGCCTTGCGCAGCCGCGACAGTTCGATCCGCTTGCCGCTGAACATATCCGAGAACCGAAACACCGCGATTTCCCACGCGCTGTCGAGCTATCGTGGGTCTGGCGTGCATCACATTGCCTTCGATTGTGATGACATCTTCGCCGAAGTCAGCCGCGCTAAAGAGGCGGGCGTGCCGTTGCTGGACATTCCGCTCAACTATTACGACGACCTCGCCGCGCGTTTCGATTTCGATGACGAGTTTCTCAGCGAGCTGGCGTATTTCAACGTGCTGTACGACCGCGATGCACAGGGCGGGGAACTGTTCCACGTTTACACCGAACCGTTCGAGGGGCGCTTCTTCTTCGAGATCATTCAGCGCAAGAACGGCTATGCCGGTTACGGCGCGGCCAACGTCGCCGTGCGTCTGGCGGCGATGGCCAAATCGCGCAGCGGCGCGGTACGCCAGGCGAAGTTGTAG
- a CDS encoding MFS transporter, producing MIPSQTSRMAPAMSTATGGIGDKIRGAMAVGKTRWGMLALVFFATTLNYIDRAALGVMQPILAKEMSWTAMDYANINFWFQVGYAIGFVLQGRLIDRVGVKRVFFCAVLLWSLATGAHGLATSAVGFMVCRFILGLTEAANYPACVKTTRLWFPAGERAVATGIFNAGTNVGAMFTPMLLPLVLHVWGWQAAFLCMAALGGIWLLFWGLKYFNPEDHPSVKQSELDYIQQEVEPEQARVPFSKILRMRGTWAFALAYSLTAPVFWFYLYWLPPFLNQQYNLGINVTQMGIPLIIIYVTADFGSVGGGILSSFLIGRGMNSIKARLLSMLLFACCIIGVVMAAGSANLWVAVAAISLAIGAHQAWTANIWSLVMDYTPKHMMSTVFGFGGMCAAIGGMFMTQIVGHILTVTNNNYTVLFTLIPAMYFLALTWMYFMAPRKIPTVSE from the coding sequence ATGATTCCTTCACAGACTTCCCGCATGGCTCCGGCCATGAGCACTGCCACGGGTGGCATCGGCGACAAGATCCGCGGCGCCATGGCCGTCGGCAAGACCCGCTGGGGCATGCTGGCGCTGGTTTTTTTCGCCACCACCCTGAACTACATCGACCGCGCCGCCCTCGGCGTCATGCAGCCGATCCTCGCCAAGGAAATGAGCTGGACGGCGATGGATTACGCCAACATCAACTTCTGGTTTCAGGTCGGCTACGCGATCGGTTTCGTCCTGCAAGGTCGCTTGATCGACCGCGTTGGCGTCAAGCGCGTGTTCTTCTGCGCCGTGCTGCTGTGGAGCCTGGCCACCGGTGCCCACGGTCTGGCGACGTCGGCGGTCGGCTTCATGGTCTGCCGGTTCATCCTCGGCCTGACCGAAGCGGCGAACTACCCGGCCTGCGTGAAAACCACGCGCCTGTGGTTCCCGGCCGGCGAGCGCGCAGTCGCCACCGGCATCTTCAACGCCGGGACCAACGTCGGTGCGATGTTCACGCCGATGCTGCTGCCGCTGGTGCTGCACGTCTGGGGCTGGCAGGCGGCGTTCCTGTGCATGGCGGCACTGGGCGGAATCTGGCTGCTGTTCTGGGGTTTGAAGTATTTCAACCCGGAAGATCACCCGAGCGTGAAACAGTCGGAGCTGGACTACATCCAGCAAGAAGTCGAACCGGAACAGGCGCGCGTACCGTTCTCGAAAATCCTGCGGATGCGCGGCACCTGGGCCTTCGCCCTCGCCTACTCGCTGACCGCGCCGGTGTTCTGGTTCTATCTGTACTGGCTGCCGCCGTTTCTTAATCAGCAATACAACCTGGGCATCAACGTCACGCAGATGGGCATTCCGCTGATCATCATCTACGTCACGGCCGACTTCGGCAGTGTCGGCGGCGGCATTCTCTCGTCGTTCCTGATCGGTCGCGGGATGAACTCGATCAAGGCGCGGCTGCTGTCGATGTTGCTGTTCGCCTGCTGCATCATCGGCGTGGTCATGGCGGCCGGTTCGGCGAATCTGTGGGTAGCGGTGGCGGCGATCTCGCTGGCGATCGGTGCGCACCAGGCCTGGACTGCGAACATCTGGAGCCTGGTGATGGACTACACGCCCAAGCACATGATGAGCACGGTGTTCGGTTTCGGCGGCATGTGCGCGGCCATCGGCGGCATGTTCATGACCCAGATCGTCGGGCACATCCTCACCGTCACCAACAATAACTACACCGTGTTGTTCACCCTGATTCCGGCGATGTACTTTCTTGCGCTGACGTGGATGTACTTCATGGCACCGCGCAAGATTCCGACTGTTAGCGAATAA